One Solanum lycopersicum chromosome 2, SLM_r2.1 genomic region harbors:
- the LOC101266587 gene encoding protein MID1-COMPLEMENTING ACTIVITY 1, with protein sequence MASLDHFGDIANIAQLTGIDAVRLIGMIVKAAATARMHKKNCRQFAQHLKLIGNLLEQLKITELKRYPETREPLEHLEDALRRSYLLVNSCQDRSYLYLLAMGWNIVYQFRRAQNEIDQYLKIIPLITLVDNARVRERLEYIEMDQREYTLEVEDMKVQEVIMKPEPSKDDTIILTKNLSCSYPRVPINEAIQKENEKLQLELQRSQANLDVGQCEFIQHLLDVTEVVANNSLSLKSSPAKPLKKLDQSYSNVDTEKVYYDDYAKSDEKQTTSRNTSSVTSRHDLLSSKGSHQYEEWHSDLLGCCSEPLLCIKTLFFPCGTFSRIASVAADRHISSADACNELMAYSLILSCCCYTCCIRKKLRKKLNIKGGCVDDFLSHLMCCCCALVQELREVKIRGTHGIEKTKISPPTTQFMES encoded by the exons ATGGCGTCATTGGACCATTTTGGGGATATTGCAAATATTGCACAGCTTACTGGAATCGATGCGGTGAGGCTAATTGGGATGATTGTGAAAGCTGCTGCTACAGCTCGGATGCACAAGAAGAATTGCAGGCAGTTTGCACAGCATCTCAAGCTAATTGGAAATTTATTGGAGCAGCTCAAGATTACTGAACTTAAGAGGTATCCGGAAACCCGAGAGCCATTGGAACATCTTGAAGATGCATTGAGGAGGTCTTATTTATTGGTCAACAGCTGTCAGGACAGGAGCTACCTTTATCTGTTGGCTATGGGGTGGAACATTGTATACCAGTTTCGTAGGGCTCAGAACGAGATTGACCAATACTTGAAGATTATTCCTCTTATCACTCTGGTTGATAATGCTCGAGTCAGG GAAAGGTTGGAATATATTGAAATGGACCAGCGTGAATACACACTGGAGGTTGAAGACATGAAGGTGCAAGAAGTGATTATGAAACCAGAGCCTTCTAAAGATGATACAATAATATTAACGAAGAATCTTTCCTGTTCTTACCCAAGAGTGCCTATCAATGAGgcaattcaaaaagaaaatgagaaactCCAACTAGAACTACAGCGCTCGCAAGCTAATTTAGATGTAGGTCAGTGTGAATTCATTCAGCATCTTCTGGATGTCACAGAAGTAGTTGCCAATAACTCTCTATCATTGAAGAGTTCACCTGCCAAACCTCTCAAAAAGTTGGATCAGAGTTACTCGAATGTTGATACTGAGAAGGTATATTATGACGATTATGCTAAAAGTGATGAGAAACAGACAACTTCAAG aAACACTTCATCAGTTACATCAAGACATGACCtgctttcctcaaagggttcacATCAATATGAAGAGTGGCATTCAGATCTGCTGGGCTGCTGTTCAGAACCTCTCTTAT GTATTAAAACCCTTTTCTTTCCTTGTGGTACATTTTCTAGAATTGCCAGTGTTGCTGCGGACAGGCATATAT CTTCAGCGGATGCTTGTAATGAATTAATGGCTTATTCCTTGATACTGTCCTGCTGTTGTTACACATGTTGCATCAGAAAGAAGCTTCGGAAAAAGCTAAACATCAAG gGAGGTTGTGTTGATGATTTTCTTTCTCATTTGATGTGCTGTTGCTGTGCTCTTGTCCAAGAATTGCGCGAAGTCAAGATACGTGGGACACATG GTATAGAGAAGACGAAAATAAGCCCTCCAACCACTCAATTCATGGAATCCTAG